The Streptomyces sp. NBC_00224 genome has a window encoding:
- a CDS encoding DUF6274 family protein, with protein sequence MTASSVRHETRALLRAHLSAASGYRHVTRHCPVCSRLLRLAMELSEPEPLLVLPDALPAPLPAPLPEPLREALPEPLPGDESPAER encoded by the coding sequence ATGACGGCGTCGTCCGTGAGGCACGAGACTCGGGCGCTGCTGCGCGCCCATCTGTCGGCCGCGAGCGGCTACCGGCACGTCACCCGGCACTGCCCCGTCTGTTCGCGCCTCCTGCGGCTCGCCATGGAGCTCTCCGAGCCCGAGCCCCTCCTCGTACTCCCCGACGCACTCCCCGCGCCTCTGCCCGCGCCTCTCCCCGAGCCGCTGCGCGAGGCGCTGCCCGAGCCACTGCCCGGGGACGAAAGTCCCGCCGAGCGGTGA
- a CDS encoding metallopeptidase family protein, translating to MLEMTREEFEELVAEALDRIPPELTRLMDNVAVFVEDEPAPDDPELLGLYEGTPLTDRGEWYAGVLPDRITIYRGPALRMCESREDVVAETEVTVVHEIAHHFGIDDERLHALGYG from the coding sequence GTGCTGGAGATGACGCGCGAGGAGTTCGAGGAACTGGTCGCCGAGGCGCTGGACCGCATCCCGCCGGAGCTGACGCGGCTGATGGACAACGTCGCCGTGTTCGTCGAGGACGAGCCCGCCCCCGACGACCCCGAGCTGCTCGGGCTCTACGAGGGGACTCCGCTCACCGACCGCGGCGAGTGGTACGCGGGCGTGCTCCCCGACCGGATCACCATCTACCGGGGCCCGGCCCTGCGGATGTGCGAGTCGCGCGAGGACGTGGTCGCCGAGACCGAGGTGACCGTCGTCCACGAGATCGCCCACCACTTCGGCATCGACGACGAGCGGCTGCACGCGCTGGGCTACGGGTGA
- the bldC gene encoding developmental transcriptional regulator BldC — protein sequence MTARTPDAEPLLTPAEVATMFRVDPKTVTRWAKAGKLTSIRTLGGHRRYREAEVRALLAGIPQQRSEA from the coding sequence ATGACCGCTCGCACCCCTGATGCCGAGCCGCTGCTGACCCCGGCTGAGGTTGCCACGATGTTCCGCGTGGACCCGAAGACGGTCACCCGCTGGGCGAAGGCGGGCAAGCTCACGTCCATCCGCACGCTGGGTGGACACCGCCGGTACCGCGAAGCAGAGGTCCGTGCGCTGCTTGCGGGTATTCCGCAGCAGCGTAGCGAGGCCTGA
- the hrpA gene encoding ATP-dependent RNA helicase HrpA: MSTSFADLQTLLAEISLRDAHRLGRRLEGARRIKKPDARQAVLDEIAAEAAKSAERVARRASRVPEVTYPEQLPVSQKKDTILEAIRDHQVVIVAGETGSGKTTQIPKICMELGRGVRGMIGHTQPRRIAARTVADRIADELKTPLGEAVGWKVRFTDQVDQDATFVKLMTDGILLAEIQTDRELRAYDTIIIDEAHERSLNIDFLLGYLAQLLPRRPDLKVVITSATIDPQRFSRHFGEAPIVEVSGRTYPVEVRYRPLLEEDSEDADRDQITAICDAVDELQSEGPGDILVFLSGEREIRDTADALNKKNLRSTEVLPLYARLSHAEQHRVFQQHSGRRIVLATNVAETSLTVPGIKYVIDPGTARISRYSHRTKVQRLPIEAVSQASANQRKGRCGRTSDGVCIRLYSEDDFLSRPEFTDAEILRTNLASVILQMTAAGLGEIEKFPFIDPPDHRNIRDGVQLLQELHALDPAEKDPRKRLTPMGRKLAQLPVDPRLARMVLEADKNGCVREVMVIAAALSIQDPRERPSDKQTQADQQHARFKDETSDFLAFLNLWRYVREQQKERGSSSFRRMCKQEYLNFLRIREWQDIYSQLRTVAKTMGIHLNEEDAPEQSVHTSLLAGLLSHIGLKDTDKNEYLGARSAKFAIFPGSALFKKQPKVLMSAELVETSRLWARVNAKVEPEWIEPLAQHLVKRTYSEPHWEKDQAAVMAYERVTLYGVPIVANRKVNYGRIDAEASRELFIRNALVEGDWRTHHKFFADNRKLLTEVEELEHRARRRDILVDDETLFDFYDQRVPEHVVSGAHFDSWWKHKRHDEPEFLDFEREMLIRESALAVTKDDYPDNWRQDRLKFKVTYQFEPGADADGVTVHIPLQVLNQVTDEGFDWQIPGLRGEVVTELIRSLPKPIRRHYVPAPNFATKFLERAVPLQEPLPVTLARELQRMVGVPVTADDFDLTRVPDHLKITYRIVDERRRKLAEDKDLEALKLQLRPKARQALSQAAAAAAPSGGVSIERTGLTDWTIGTLTKVFETKRAGQPVKAYPALVDSGETVSVRLFDTEAEQQQAMWRGTRKLILLNIPVNPAKFASDKLTNQHKLALSRNPHGSIQALFDDCAMAAADKLIADHGGPAWDEESFRKLYDKVRADLVDATVRTVGQVQQILAAWQACERRLKATNSLVLINNLQDVRDQLAALMPAGFVTATGLRRLPDLMRYLVAVDRRLQQMPTSVQRDTTRMEKVHEMQDEYAWLLEQMPQGRPVPREVLDIRWMIEELRVSYFAHALGTAFPVSDKRIVKAIDAAAP, from the coding sequence ATGTCTACTTCCTTTGCCGATCTCCAGACCCTGCTGGCCGAGATCTCGCTGCGTGACGCCCATCGGCTCGGCCGCCGTCTGGAAGGCGCCCGCCGCATCAAGAAGCCCGACGCCCGGCAGGCCGTGCTCGACGAGATCGCCGCCGAGGCCGCGAAGTCCGCCGAGCGCGTCGCCCGGCGGGCCTCCCGCGTGCCCGAGGTCACGTACCCGGAACAGCTCCCGGTCAGCCAGAAGAAGGACACGATCCTGGAGGCGATACGGGACCACCAGGTCGTGATCGTCGCGGGTGAGACCGGCTCCGGCAAGACCACCCAGATCCCCAAGATCTGTATGGAGCTGGGCCGGGGCGTGCGCGGCATGATCGGGCACACCCAGCCCCGCCGGATCGCGGCCCGTACGGTCGCGGACCGGATCGCCGACGAGCTGAAGACCCCGCTCGGCGAGGCGGTCGGCTGGAAGGTCCGGTTCACCGACCAGGTCGACCAGGACGCGACCTTCGTCAAGCTGATGACGGACGGCATCCTGCTCGCGGAGATCCAGACGGACCGCGAGCTGCGCGCGTACGACACGATCATCATCGACGAGGCCCACGAGCGGTCCCTCAACATCGACTTCCTGCTGGGCTATCTGGCCCAGCTGCTGCCCAGGCGCCCTGACCTGAAGGTCGTCATCACCTCGGCGACCATCGACCCCCAGCGCTTCTCGCGCCACTTCGGGGAAGCGCCGATCGTCGAGGTCAGCGGCCGTACGTATCCGGTCGAGGTGCGCTACCGCCCGCTCCTGGAGGAGGACTCCGAGGACGCCGACCGCGACCAGATCACCGCGATCTGCGACGCCGTCGACGAGCTCCAGTCCGAGGGTCCCGGCGACATCCTGGTCTTCCTCTCCGGGGAGCGCGAGATCCGCGACACGGCGGACGCGCTCAACAAGAAGAACCTCCGGTCCACGGAAGTGCTCCCGCTGTACGCGCGCCTGAGCCACGCCGAGCAGCACCGCGTCTTCCAGCAGCACTCCGGCCGCCGGATCGTCCTCGCGACCAACGTCGCCGAGACCTCCCTGACGGTCCCGGGCATCAAGTACGTGATCGACCCGGGCACCGCCCGTATCTCCCGCTACAGCCATCGCACCAAGGTGCAGCGGCTGCCCATCGAGGCGGTCTCGCAGGCCAGCGCCAACCAGCGCAAGGGCCGCTGCGGCCGTACCAGCGACGGCGTCTGCATCCGGCTCTACTCCGAGGACGACTTCCTCTCCCGCCCGGAGTTCACCGACGCGGAGATCCTCCGTACCAACCTGGCCTCCGTCATCCTCCAGATGACCGCCGCCGGGCTCGGCGAGATCGAGAAGTTCCCCTTCATCGACCCGCCGGACCACCGCAACATCCGCGACGGCGTCCAGCTCCTCCAGGAGCTGCACGCGCTGGACCCGGCGGAGAAGGACCCCCGCAAGCGGCTGACCCCGATGGGCCGCAAGCTCGCCCAGCTGCCGGTCGACCCGCGCCTCGCCCGGATGGTCCTGGAGGCCGACAAGAACGGCTGTGTCCGCGAGGTCATGGTCATCGCGGCCGCGCTCTCCATCCAGGACCCGCGCGAGCGGCCGTCCGACAAGCAGACGCAGGCCGACCAGCAGCACGCCCGCTTCAAGGACGAGACCAGCGACTTCCTCGCCTTCCTCAACCTGTGGCGGTACGTGCGCGAGCAGCAGAAGGAGCGCGGCTCCTCCAGCTTCCGCCGGATGTGCAAGCAGGAGTATCTGAACTTCCTGCGCATCCGGGAGTGGCAGGACATCTACTCCCAGCTGCGGACGGTCGCCAAGACCATGGGCATCCACCTCAACGAGGAGGACGCGCCGGAGCAGTCCGTCCACACCTCGCTCCTCGCCGGTCTCCTCTCCCACATCGGGCTCAAGGACACCGACAAGAACGAGTACCTGGGCGCCCGCAGCGCCAAGTTCGCGATCTTCCCGGGGTCCGCGCTCTTCAAGAAGCAGCCCAAGGTCCTCATGTCGGCCGAGCTCGTGGAGACCTCCCGCCTGTGGGCGCGGGTCAACGCGAAGGTCGAGCCCGAGTGGATCGAGCCGCTCGCCCAGCACCTGGTCAAACGCACCTACAGCGAGCCGCACTGGGAGAAGGACCAGGCCGCGGTGATGGCGTACGAGAGGGTCACGCTCTACGGCGTGCCGATCGTCGCCAACCGCAAGGTGAACTACGGCCGCATCGACGCGGAGGCCTCACGCGAGCTGTTCATCCGCAACGCGCTGGTCGAGGGCGACTGGCGCACCCACCACAAGTTCTTCGCCGACAACCGCAAGCTCCTGACCGAGGTCGAGGAGCTGGAGCACCGGGCGCGGCGCCGCGACATCCTGGTCGACGACGAGACGCTCTTCGACTTCTACGACCAGCGGGTGCCCGAACACGTCGTCTCCGGCGCCCACTTCGACTCCTGGTGGAAGCACAAGCGGCACGACGAGCCGGAGTTCCTGGACTTCGAGCGGGAGATGCTCATCCGGGAGTCGGCGCTCGCCGTCACCAAGGACGACTATCCGGACAACTGGCGCCAGGACCGGCTGAAGTTCAAGGTCACCTACCAGTTCGAGCCGGGCGCGGACGCGGACGGCGTCACCGTCCACATCCCGCTCCAGGTCCTCAACCAGGTCACGGACGAGGGCTTCGACTGGCAGATCCCCGGCCTGCGCGGGGAGGTCGTGACGGAGCTCATCCGCTCCCTCCCCAAGCCGATCCGCCGCCACTACGTGCCCGCGCCGAACTTCGCGACGAAGTTCCTGGAGCGTGCGGTGCCGTTGCAGGAGCCGCTGCCGGTGACGCTGGCGCGCGAGCTCCAGCGGATGGTCGGGGTCCCGGTCACGGCCGACGACTTCGACCTGACGCGCGTCCCGGACCATCTGAAGATCACGTACCGCATCGTCGACGAGCGGCGCCGCAAGCTGGCCGAGGACAAGGACCTGGAGGCGCTCAAGCTCCAGCTGCGCCCCAAGGCCCGCCAGGCGCTCTCCCAGGCCGCCGCGGCGGCCGCCCCGTCGGGCGGGGTGTCCATCGAGCGCACGGGCCTCACCGACTGGACGATCGGCACCCTGACGAAGGTCTTCGAGACCAAGCGCGCGGGCCAGCCGGTGAAGGCGTACCCGGCGCTGGTCGACTCCGGCGAGACCGTGTCCGTACGGCTCTTCGACACCGAGGCCGAGCAGCAGCAGGCGATGTGGCGCGGCACCCGGAAGCTGATCCTCCTGAACATCCCGGTGAACCCGGCGAAGTTCGCCTCGGACAAGCTGACCAACCAGCACAAGCTCGCCCTGTCCCGCAATCCGCACGGCTCCATCCAGGCGCTCTTCGACGACTGCGCGATGGCCGCCGCCGACAAGCTGATCGCGGACCACGGGGGCCCGGCGTGGGACGAGGAGTCGTTCCGCAAGCTGTACGACAAGGTGCGCGCCGACCTCGTCGACGCGACCGTACGGACCGTCGGCCAGGTCCAGCAGATCCTGGCCGCCTGGCAGGCGTGCGAGCGCCGGCTGAAGGCCACGAACAGCCTGGTCCTGATCAACAACCTCCAGGACGTACGGGATCAGCTGGCGGCCCTGATGCCGGCCGGGTTCGTGACCGCGACGGGGCTGCGCCGACTGCCGGACCTGATGCGCTATCTGGTGGCGGTGGACCGGCGCCTGCAGCAGATGCCGACGTCCGTGCAGCGCGACACCACGCGCATGGAGAAGGTCCACGAGATGCAGGACGAGTACGCGTGGCTCCTTGAGCAGATGCCGCAGGGGCGGCCGGTGCCGCGGGAGGTCCTGGACATCCGCTGGATGATCGAGGAGCTGCGGGTGAGCTACTTCGCGCACGCGCTGGGCACCGCGTTCCCCGTCTCGGACAAGCGGATCGTGAAGGCGATCGACGCGGCGGCGCCGTGA
- a CDS encoding CrcB family protein translates to MTWLLVIVGAAVGAPLRYLTDRAVQARHDSVFPWGTFVVNAAGSLLLGALTGAAAATDTYALLGTGLCGALTTYSTFSYETLRLAERGWKFLAAANVAASVLVGLGAVFLGAGLTGGTLA, encoded by the coding sequence GTGACCTGGCTGCTCGTGATCGTGGGCGCGGCGGTCGGCGCGCCACTGCGCTATCTGACGGACCGTGCGGTGCAGGCCCGCCACGACTCGGTGTTCCCCTGGGGAACGTTCGTCGTCAACGCGGCCGGGAGCCTGCTGCTCGGCGCGCTCACCGGCGCCGCCGCCGCCACGGACACGTACGCGCTGCTCGGCACCGGTCTGTGCGGCGCGCTCACCACGTACTCGACGTTCTCGTACGAGACGCTCCGACTGGCCGAGCGCGGCTGGAAGTTCCTCGCGGCGGCGAACGTGGCGGCCTCGGTGCTCGTCGGGCTCGGCGCGGTGTTCCTGGGGGCGGGGCTGACGGGCGGCACCCTGGCGTGA
- a CDS encoding DEAD/DEAH box helicase, which yields MSISSSDHAVMPENDEITEIVVVDEAVETIDAVAAEITEADEAAEPTVTFADLGLPEGVVRKLAQNGVTTPFPIQAATIPDALAGKDILGRGRTGSGKTLSFGLPTLAQLAGGHTEKKKPRAIILTPTRELAMQVADALQPYGDVLGLKMKVVCGGTSMSNQIYALERGVDVLVATPGRLRDLINRGACSLANVQVAVLDEADQMSDLGFLPEVTELLDQIPGGGQRMLFSATMENEISTLVKRYLTNPVTHEVDSAQGNVSTMTHHVLVVKPKDKAPVTAAIAARKGRTIIFVRTQLGADRIAEQLCESGVKADALHGGMTQGARTRVLEDFKKGYVNALVATDVAARGIHVDGIDLVLNVDPAGDHKDYLHRSGRTARAGKSGVVVSLSLPHQRRQIFRLMEDAGVDASRHIIQSAGAFDPEVAEITGARSLTEVQADSANNAAKQAEREVAELTKQLERLTRRAGELREEADRLVARSARERGEDAEGVAAAVAEVAEAAEAEVAAAVVAAEPAAQERPAYDRDRRDDRGNFDRRERRDDRGDRGGFRRDDRPSGGFNRDRNDRGFERRDDNRGGGFRRDDRRDDNRGGGFRSGGGDRPSGGFNRDRNDRGFERRDDNRGGGFNRDRNDRPSGGFRSGGSGDRPSGGFNRDRNDRGFERRDDNRGGGFNRDRNDRPSGGFRSGGGDRPFNRDRNDRPSGGFRSGGSGDRPYGRRDDHRGGTGTGTNTGSFGRRDDKPRWKRND from the coding sequence ATGTCCATTTCCAGTTCTGACCACGCCGTCATGCCCGAGAACGACGAGATCACCGAGATCGTCGTCGTCGACGAGGCCGTCGAGACCATCGACGCCGTAGCGGCCGAGATCACCGAGGCCGACGAGGCCGCCGAGCCGACCGTCACCTTCGCGGACCTCGGTCTGCCCGAGGGCGTCGTGCGCAAGCTCGCCCAGAACGGCGTGACCACCCCCTTCCCGATCCAGGCCGCGACCATCCCGGACGCCCTGGCCGGCAAGGACATCCTCGGCCGCGGCCGCACCGGCTCCGGCAAGACCCTCTCCTTCGGTCTGCCGACCCTGGCGCAGCTCGCCGGCGGCCACACCGAGAAGAAGAAGCCCCGCGCGATCATCCTCACGCCGACGCGTGAGCTCGCGATGCAGGTCGCGGACGCCCTCCAGCCGTACGGCGACGTGCTCGGCCTGAAGATGAAGGTCGTCTGCGGCGGTACCTCGATGAGCAACCAGATCTACGCCCTGGAGCGCGGCGTCGACGTCCTCGTCGCCACCCCGGGCCGACTGCGCGACCTCATCAACCGCGGCGCCTGCTCGCTCGCGAACGTCCAGGTCGCCGTCCTCGACGAGGCCGACCAGATGTCCGACCTGGGCTTCCTGCCCGAGGTCACCGAGCTGCTCGACCAGATCCCCGGCGGCGGCCAGCGCATGCTCTTCTCCGCCACCATGGAGAACGAGATCAGCACGCTGGTCAAGCGCTACCTGACCAACCCGGTCACGCACGAGGTCGACAGCGCGCAGGGCAACGTCTCGACCATGACCCACCACGTCCTCGTCGTGAAGCCGAAGGACAAGGCGCCGGTCACGGCCGCGATCGCCGCCCGCAAGGGCCGCACGATCATCTTCGTCCGCACCCAGCTGGGCGCGGACCGCATCGCCGAGCAGCTGTGCGAGTCGGGCGTGAAGGCCGACGCGCTGCACGGCGGCATGACCCAGGGCGCGCGTACCCGAGTCCTTGAGGACTTCAAGAAGGGCTACGTCAACGCGCTCGTCGCCACCGACGTCGCCGCGCGCGGCATCCACGTCGACGGCATCGACCTGGTCCTCAACGTGGACCCGGCCGGCGACCACAAGGACTACCTGCACCGTTCGGGCCGTACCGCCCGGGCCGGCAAGTCCGGCGTCGTCGTGTCGCTGTCCCTGCCGCACCAGCGCCGTCAGATCTTCCGGCTGATGGAGGACGCGGGCGTCGACGCCTCGCGCCACATCATCCAGAGCGCCGGCGCCTTCGACCCCGAGGTCGCCGAGATCACCGGTGCCCGTTCGCTGACCGAGGTCCAGGCCGACTCCGCGAACAACGCCGCCAAGCAGGCCGAGCGCGAGGTCGCCGAGCTCACCAAGCAGCTGGAGCGTCTGACGCGCCGCGCCGGCGAGCTCCGCGAGGAGGCCGACCGCCTGGTCGCCCGTTCCGCCCGTGAGCGCGGCGAAGACGCCGAGGGCGTTGCGGCAGCTGTCGCCGAGGTGGCCGAGGCCGCCGAGGCCGAGGTCGCGGCCGCCGTCGTGGCCGCCGAGCCGGCCGCGCAGGAGCGCCCGGCGTACGACCGCGACCGCCGTGACGACCGGGGCAACTTCGACCGCCGCGAGCGTCGTGACGACCGCGGTGACCGTGGTGGCTTCCGCCGCGACGACCGCCCGTCCGGTGGCTTCAACCGCGACCGCAACGACCGTGGTTTCGAGCGTCGTGACGACAACCGTGGTGGCGGCTTCCGCCGCGACGACCGTCGTGACGACAACCGTGGCGGTGGCTTCCGCTCCGGTGGCGGCGACCGCCCGTCGGGCGGCTTCAACCGCGACCGTAACGACCGTGGTTTCGAGCGTCGTGACGACAACCGTGGTGGCGGCTTCAACCGTGACCGCAACGACCGCCCCTCCGGTGGCTTCCGCTCCGGCGGCAGCGGCGACCGTCCGTCCGGTGGCTTCAACCGTGACCGCAATGACCGTGGTTTCGAGCGTCGTGACGACAACCGTGGTGGCGGCTTCAACCGTGACCGCAACGACCGCCCCTCCGGTGGCTTCCGCTCCGGTGGCGGCGACCGCCCGTTCAACCGTGACCGCAACGACCGCCCCTCGGGCGGCTTCCGCTCCGGCGGCAGCGGCGACCGCCCGTACGGCCGTCGCGACGACCACCGTGGTGGCACCGGCACCGGCACGAACACCGGCTCCTTCGGGCGCCGTGACGACAAGCCGCGCTGGAAGCGCAACGACTGA
- a CDS encoding CrcB family protein: MSGRERPEAIDSDVDLHVPAQRAETAGGAKWPVLAVISAGGALGASARYGLALAWPVRAGGFPWSTLLVNVLGCALIGVLMPLISEGGRRAHHLVRPFLGVGVLGGFTTFSTYAVEVSRLLARQQAGPAMAYAAGTLLGALGAVWAAATVTRRALAARAGAGYEVPTP; this comes from the coding sequence GTGAGCGGGCGCGAGCGGCCGGAGGCGATCGACTCCGACGTCGACCTCCACGTTCCGGCCCAGCGCGCCGAGACGGCCGGGGGCGCGAAGTGGCCGGTGCTCGCGGTGATCTCGGCGGGCGGGGCGCTGGGCGCGAGCGCCCGGTACGGGCTCGCGCTGGCCTGGCCGGTGCGGGCCGGCGGCTTCCCGTGGTCGACGCTGCTGGTCAACGTCCTGGGCTGCGCCCTCATCGGCGTCCTGATGCCGCTGATCAGCGAGGGCGGGCGGCGTGCGCACCACCTGGTGCGACCGTTCCTCGGCGTCGGCGTGCTCGGCGGCTTCACCACCTTCTCGACGTACGCCGTGGAGGTCTCGCGCCTGCTCGCCCGCCAGCAGGCGGGGCCGGCGATGGCCTACGCGGCCGGGACGCTCCTCGGGGCGCTCGGCGCGGTGTGGGCGGCGGCGACGGTGACCCGGCGGGCGCTGGCCGCGCGGGCCGGGGCGGGGTACGAGGTGCCGACGCCGTGA
- a CDS encoding DsbA family protein, whose amino-acid sequence MSKSKGTPAPKSEPSKSKKPFLIGAAVVVAAAVLGIASYQATSSGPKKSDSAASSDAVEPPAGTFPELEKLARRDGKDPLAQGRADAPVVMIEYADFKCSYCGKFARDTEPALVKKYVDAGTLRIEWRNMPIFGAESEAAARAAWAAGQQGRFWQFHTAAYAQGSKEKGFGKDRLRALAGQAGVADLDRFVRDADGDAAKAAVKKDQDEAYALGASSTPSFVINGRPLAGAQPLDTFAQAVDEAAKYKAAQAAGPKGTGK is encoded by the coding sequence ATGTCCAAGTCCAAGGGCACCCCTGCGCCCAAGTCCGAGCCGTCGAAGTCCAAGAAGCCGTTCCTGATCGGTGCGGCCGTGGTCGTGGCCGCCGCCGTCCTCGGGATCGCCTCCTACCAGGCGACGTCCTCCGGCCCGAAGAAGAGCGACTCCGCCGCCTCCTCCGACGCCGTCGAGCCGCCCGCCGGCACCTTCCCCGAGCTGGAGAAGCTGGCCCGCCGCGACGGCAAGGACCCGCTCGCCCAGGGCCGCGCGGACGCGCCCGTCGTGATGATCGAGTACGCCGACTTCAAGTGCTCGTACTGCGGCAAGTTCGCCCGCGACACCGAACCCGCGCTGGTGAAGAAGTACGTCGACGCCGGCACCCTGCGCATCGAATGGCGCAACATGCCGATCTTCGGCGCCGAGTCGGAGGCCGCGGCGCGCGCGGCCTGGGCGGCCGGGCAGCAGGGCCGCTTCTGGCAGTTCCACACGGCGGCGTACGCCCAGGGCTCCAAGGAGAAGGGCTTCGGCAAGGACCGGCTGCGGGCGCTGGCCGGGCAGGCGGGCGTGGCCGACCTGGACCGCTTCGTCCGGGACGCGGACGGCGACGCGGCGAAGGCGGCGGTGAAGAAGGACCAGGACGAGGCGTACGCGCTGGGCGCGAGCTCGACGCCGTCGTTCGTGATCAACGGCCGCCCGCTGGCCGGCGCCCAGCCGCTGGACACCTTCGCGCAGGCCGTCGACGAGGCGGCGAAGTACAAGGCCGCGCAGGCCGCAGGGCCGAAGGGGACCGGAAAGTGA
- a CDS encoding cytochrome c biogenesis CcdA family protein → MTPDIGYLAAFLGGLLALLSPCSALLLPAFFAYSIDSTSRLLARTGIFYAGLATTLVPLGAAGSYAGRLFYGHRDQLVLFGGWLIIALGAAQILGMGFASRRMTELSGRIRPTTAASVYALGAVYGLAGFCAGPILGSVLTVAAVSGSPAYGGLLLAVYALGMAAPLFLLALLWERFGLGRRRWLRGRVVRLGRFELHTTSLLSGLFFIVLGGLFLAYDGATALPGLLDVDDSYAAEQWARSFGDTVPDWALLVAVVAVAGLVLGVRGWRGREREPE, encoded by the coding sequence GTGACCCCGGACATCGGCTATCTGGCCGCGTTCCTGGGCGGTCTGCTCGCGCTGCTCAGCCCGTGCAGCGCCCTGCTGCTCCCGGCCTTCTTCGCGTACTCGATCGACTCCACCTCCCGCCTCCTGGCCCGCACCGGCATCTTCTACGCGGGCCTGGCCACCACCCTGGTCCCGCTCGGCGCGGCGGGCTCGTACGCGGGCCGCCTCTTCTACGGCCACCGCGACCAGCTGGTCCTCTTCGGCGGCTGGCTGATCATCGCGCTCGGCGCCGCCCAGATCCTCGGCATGGGCTTCGCCAGCCGCCGTATGACCGAGCTGTCGGGCCGCATCCGCCCGACCACGGCCGCCTCGGTCTACGCGCTCGGCGCGGTCTACGGGCTGGCGGGCTTCTGCGCCGGGCCCATCCTGGGCAGCGTCCTGACGGTGGCGGCGGTCAGCGGCAGCCCGGCCTACGGCGGTCTGCTGCTCGCGGTGTACGCGCTGGGGATGGCGGCCCCGCTGTTCCTGCTGGCGCTGCTCTGGGAGCGCTTCGGGCTCGGCCGCCGCCGCTGGCTGCGCGGCCGGGTAGTGCGCCTCGGCCGCTTCGAGCTGCACACCACCTCGCTGCTCTCGGGCCTGTTCTTCATCGTCCTGGGCGGCCTGTTCCTGGCGTACGACGGGGCCACGGCCCTGCCCGGGCTGCTCGACGTCGACGACTCGTACGCGGCCGAGCAGTGGGCCCGCTCGTTCGGCGACACCGTCCCGGACTGGGCGCTGCTTGTGGCCGTGGTGGCGGTGGCCGGCCTTGTCCTCGGCGTACGCGGATGGCGCGGCCGGGAGCGCGAGCCGGAGTGA